In a single window of the Methanofollis ethanolicus genome:
- a CDS encoding HVO_0476 family zinc finger protein — translation MYITTYCPQCEDETDHDLLKEAGDLLVRCTVCGAVHHVPIPIEKTFSVKAIVSREQESEVCTVELLEEDVCSVGDYLVAECGEEGVSVEVTAIEVGERRVIKAQAPEITALWTRAIEEVVVRVSVHDKAKTLPLYKKCDGEEFFAVDEVYTFGKIKFRISHIKLRDGPVLRKEGWKTVAKKIKRIYGYRV, via the coding sequence ATGTACATCACCACCTATTGTCCGCAGTGCGAGGATGAAACCGATCATGACCTCCTCAAGGAGGCGGGCGACCTCCTGGTGCGCTGCACCGTCTGCGGGGCCGTTCATCATGTTCCCATACCCATAGAAAAGACCTTCTCGGTGAAGGCGATCGTGAGCCGCGAGCAGGAGTCAGAGGTCTGCACCGTCGAACTCCTCGAAGAGGATGTCTGTTCTGTCGGCGATTACCTCGTCGCCGAGTGCGGCGAGGAAGGCGTCTCGGTTGAGGTGACGGCGATCGAGGTGGGAGAAAGGCGGGTCATAAAGGCCCAGGCGCCGGAGATCACCGCACTCTGGACGCGTGCGATCGAGGAGGTCGTGGTCAGGGTGTCGGTCCACGACAAGGCCAAGACCCTCCCCCTCTACAAAAAGTGCGACGGCGAGGAGTTCTTCGCCGTTGATGAGGTCTATACCTTCGGCAAGATAAAGTTCCGTATTTCCCACATCAAACTGCGTGACGGGCCCGTCCTCAGAAAGGAAGGCTGGAAGACGGTTGCAAAAAAGATCAAGCGGATCTACGGATACCGGGTGTGA
- a CDS encoding DUF371 domain-containing protein: MKAQDTIHCFGHVNVRALHRTTFEVTKEADLSPAGDCIIGVSADKGAADLDPALKALLTDDRAEVTTRLCAGGVEVVVRSHGSAAFSLDHPADLVWRRSTFACGRTVAVGSDTVAGSIDRRLVAALAAGAELVVEIEASVPE; this comes from the coding sequence ATGAAGGCGCAGGACACTATCCACTGTTTCGGGCACGTCAATGTGCGGGCCCTCCACCGCACCACTTTTGAGGTGACGAAGGAGGCCGACCTTTCGCCGGCCGGCGACTGTATTATCGGGGTATCTGCCGACAAAGGCGCTGCCGATCTCGACCCCGCACTGAAGGCCCTGCTTACCGACGACCGTGCCGAGGTGACCACCCGTCTCTGTGCCGGGGGGGTCGAGGTCGTCGTCAGGTCTCACGGCAGCGCCGCCTTTTCTCTCGACCATCCTGCCGACCTTGTCTGGCGGCGGAGCACCTTCGCCTGCGGCAGGACCGTGGCCGTCGGGTCAGACACCGTCGCGGGATCGATCGACAGGCGACTCGTCGCCGCCCTTGCCGCCGGTGCCGAACTCGTCGTCGAGATCGAGGCATCCGTCCCTGAGTAG
- the xseB gene encoding exodeoxyribonuclease VII small subunit has protein sequence MTETYEELLNELKETIKKIEDNSTSLEESIALYERGEDLIRRCERLLEEAEMKITELTEG, from the coding sequence ATGACAGAGACGTATGAAGAACTCCTGAACGAACTGAAAGAAACGATAAAAAAGATCGAGGACAACTCGACGAGCCTCGAGGAGAGCATCGCCCTGTACGAGCGCGGCGAGGATCTGATCCGCCGCTGCGAACGCCTCCTCGAAGAGGCCGAGATGAAGATCACGGAATTGACTGAAGGGTAG
- the xseA gene encoding exodeoxyribonuclease VII large subunit, producing MDPGLDGVRGVLEITAIIRDALDLPVLAGCWVRGEVTNYTHASSGHRYFSLSEVRGGKSAVIGAVMFRGSARALAFEPANGMDVIAYGHVGLYEPQGKYQFYVEDMRLAGEGEKHLLVEHWKRDLAAEGLFAAARKRGIPPFPRRVAVVTSPSGAVLHDIENVLARRYPVEILLSPTTVQGETAHLEIAEAIRRADGLADVLIVARGGGSFEDLFPFNRPEVVRAIATCTTPVISAVGHEVDVTLADLAADLRAPTPSAAAELAAPDRAELRAGLGKDRQRLQDAALGKVDRCRADLDALSLRFRPERLRRRTEEGRQQIADLEERMRRGYQGRTGREHLVLSGLAARLVASDPLSPVRRGYVLVRRDGEVVRSVEGIAPGDRLDLRFADGTCTVITERVSHDRDV from the coding sequence ATGGATCCGGGGCTGGACGGAGTGCGAGGCGTCCTTGAGATCACGGCGATCATCAGGGACGCCCTCGACCTCCCGGTGCTGGCCGGGTGCTGGGTGCGGGGAGAGGTGACGAACTACACCCATGCCTCCTCAGGCCACCGCTATTTTTCGCTCTCCGAGGTGAGGGGTGGGAAGAGTGCGGTCATCGGCGCGGTGATGTTCCGGGGGAGCGCACGGGCGCTCGCCTTTGAACCGGCGAACGGGATGGACGTCATCGCCTACGGCCACGTGGGCCTGTACGAACCGCAGGGGAAGTACCAGTTCTATGTGGAGGACATGCGACTCGCAGGGGAAGGGGAGAAGCACCTCCTCGTCGAGCACTGGAAGAGGGATCTCGCAGCCGAGGGGCTCTTTGCGGCTGCACGGAAGAGAGGGATCCCGCCCTTCCCCCGGCGTGTCGCCGTCGTCACCTCACCGTCGGGCGCGGTCCTCCACGACATCGAAAATGTCCTCGCCCGGCGGTACCCTGTCGAGATTCTCCTCTCGCCGACGACGGTGCAGGGGGAGACAGCCCATCTTGAGATCGCAGAGGCGATCAGGCGGGCCGACGGTCTCGCCGACGTGCTGATCGTCGCCAGAGGGGGCGGGAGTTTCGAGGACCTCTTCCCCTTCAACAGGCCTGAGGTGGTGCGGGCGATCGCAACGTGTACGACGCCGGTGATCAGTGCGGTGGGCCATGAGGTGGACGTGACTCTTGCCGACCTTGCGGCCGACCTGCGGGCACCGACGCCTTCGGCCGCCGCGGAACTTGCCGCGCCCGACCGTGCCGAACTCCGGGCCGGCCTCGGGAAGGACAGACAGAGGTTGCAGGACGCCGCCCTCGGGAAGGTCGACCGCTGTCGTGCCGACCTCGATGCCCTCTCCCTGCGGTTCAGGCCCGAACGTCTCCGCCGGCGCACCGAGGAGGGGAGGCAGCAGATTGCAGACCTGGAGGAGCGGATGAGGCGGGGCTATCAGGGGCGGACAGGGCGAGAACACCTCGTCCTCTCCGGGCTTGCGGCCCGCCTGGTGGCGTCAGACCCCCTCTCACCGGTGCGCCGCGGCTATGTGCTGGTGAGGAGGGATGGGGAGGTGGTGCGCTCGGTAGAGGGCATCGCCCCTGGCGACCGCCTGGACCTGAGATTTGCCGATGGGACATGTACCGTCATCACAGAGCGTGTGAGCCATGACAGAGACGTATGA
- a CDS encoding sugar phosphate isomerase/epimerase family protein yields MGRLAVSSMFFHEYPLDEIFASVEEAGLTGIEFWVETPHFWLRGLPFADLEAAVRAYPALAPITVHAPVLDLNPCSINPRVAAASQQYAVEAVDLARAIGAEVLTVHPGRRTAKRRPSAYDYEHFRTYLARLRDAAERTGIRVAIENMEQTINSLLSTPEEMREVLDANPWLSFTLDISHAMAVSPAVVGQYIGFCGDRLANVHLSIADGRKMHLPVAGNRYARDVVRALAAAGYDGCLTLEIEDRNFLHQLSIEEKITVLRQEKEFLECCLP; encoded by the coding sequence ATGGGTCGCCTCGCTGTCTCAAGCATGTTCTTCCATGAATACCCCCTCGACGAGATCTTCGCCTCTGTCGAGGAAGCAGGCCTCACCGGCATCGAGTTCTGGGTCGAGACCCCGCACTTCTGGCTGCGTGGCCTGCCCTTCGCCGACCTGGAGGCCGCGGTCAGGGCCTACCCGGCCCTTGCGCCGATCACCGTCCATGCCCCTGTCCTCGACCTCAACCCCTGCTCCATCAACCCCCGCGTCGCCGCTGCCTCCCAGCAGTACGCCGTCGAGGCCGTCGACCTCGCCCGTGCCATCGGTGCGGAGGTGCTCACCGTCCACCCCGGCCGCCGGACCGCGAAGAGGCGCCCGAGCGCCTATGACTACGAGCACTTCAGGACCTATCTCGCGCGCCTGCGGGATGCCGCGGAAAGGACAGGAATCAGGGTCGCGATCGAGAACATGGAACAGACGATCAACTCCCTCCTCAGCACCCCCGAAGAGATGCGGGAAGTCCTCGACGCCAACCCCTGGCTCTCCTTCACCCTCGACATCTCACACGCCATGGCCGTCTCGCCCGCCGTTGTCGGGCAGTACATCGGCTTCTGTGGCGACCGACTTGCTAACGTCCACCTGAGCATTGCAGACGGTCGGAAGATGCACCTCCCTGTCGCCGGGAACAGGTATGCGCGGGACGTTGTCAGGGCCCTTGCCGCTGCGGGTTACGACGGGTGCCTCACCCTCGAGATCGAGGACAGGAATTTTTTGCATCAGCTCTCTATCGAGGAGAAGATCACCGTTTTACGGCAGGAAAAAGAGTTTCTTGAGTGCTGTCTCCCCTGA
- a CDS encoding hemolysin family protein yields MTPDEIILSGLFIACLALSGFFSSSEVALISITRAKVRTLVNEGKKGADALARLKEFPDHILIAILIGNNVVNVAAASIATAIAIERFGNAGVGIATGFVVILMLVFGEIGPKTYASRYTEKLALFAAPIILFLTKLLLPILWFYDRLSARFSPGAGLAEPAITEEEIKEWIDVGEEEGMIEEEERQMLYSVFRFGETTAREIMTPRMDVVLIEGVSSLENAITLFNETGLSRLPVYHDQIDNIVGVLNIKDVFAAEFSKKEVVTIKELMHDAYFVPESKMIDDLLKEMQLRKVHMAIVMDEYGGFAGVVTVEDILEELVGEILDEFDEEEPSIQKLGEGVYMVDAQVWVEHLNEELGTSLPVGESYETLGGLLFTILGHIPLRGEVVKLASGVTIAVMQMRGRRIVKVKLILPPPAAEEGENR; encoded by the coding sequence ATGACACCCGATGAAATCATATTAAGTGGCTTATTCATCGCATGTCTCGCCCTTTCGGGTTTTTTCTCCAGTTCTGAAGTCGCCCTTATATCGATCACGCGGGCAAAAGTCCGCACCCTCGTTAATGAGGGGAAAAAGGGCGCCGACGCTCTTGCACGCCTGAAGGAATTCCCGGACCACATCCTGATCGCCATTCTCATCGGCAACAATGTCGTCAACGTCGCCGCAGCCTCGATTGCGACTGCGATCGCCATCGAACGCTTCGGGAACGCCGGCGTCGGGATCGCCACCGGTTTTGTCGTCATCCTCATGCTTGTCTTCGGCGAGATCGGGCCGAAGACCTATGCGTCGAGGTACACCGAGAAACTGGCCCTCTTTGCCGCCCCGATAATCCTCTTCCTCACGAAACTTCTCCTCCCCATCCTCTGGTTCTACGATCGGCTGAGCGCCCGTTTTTCCCCGGGTGCAGGCCTCGCCGAACCCGCGATCACCGAGGAGGAGATCAAGGAATGGATCGATGTCGGCGAAGAAGAAGGGATGATCGAGGAGGAGGAGCGGCAGATGCTCTACTCTGTCTTCAGGTTCGGTGAGACGACCGCCCGCGAGATCATGACTCCCCGCATGGACGTCGTGCTGATTGAGGGCGTCAGTTCCCTGGAGAACGCGATCACCCTCTTCAACGAGACCGGCCTCTCGCGCTTACCCGTGTACCACGACCAGATCGACAACATCGTCGGTGTCCTTAACATCAAGGATGTCTTTGCTGCCGAGTTCTCCAAAAAAGAGGTCGTCACGATCAAGGAACTGATGCACGACGCCTACTTTGTCCCGGAGAGCAAGATGATCGACGACCTCCTCAAGGAGATGCAGCTCCGGAAGGTCCACATGGCCATCGTCATGGACGAATACGGCGGTTTTGCCGGTGTCGTCACCGTCGAGGACATCCTCGAAGAACTTGTCGGCGAGATCCTTGACGAGTTCGACGAAGAGGAACCCTCTATCCAGAAACTCGGCGAAGGCGTCTATATGGTGGACGCGCAGGTCTGGGTCGAACACCTCAACGAGGAACTCGGCACGAGTCTCCCGGTCGGAGAGTCGTATGAGACTCTTGGCGGCCTCCTCTTCACCATCCTCGGCCACATACCTCTCCGCGGCGAGGTCGTAAAACTGGCGAGCGGCGTCACCATTGCGGTGATGCAGATGCGTGGACGGCGGATCGTGAAGGTCAAACTGATCCTCCCGCCTCCCGCGGCAGAGGAGGGAGAGAATCGTTAA
- the purN gene encoding phosphoribosylglycinamide formyltransferase — protein sequence MKRIAVLASGRGSNFQAVLDAICAGTIRAGCVRLITDKPGAYAIIRAEQAGIPVTVLDYASYPSKQAYEVDLLAAMQDCGADIFVLAGYMRIVGDAIVEAFAGRMINIHPALLPSFTGLHAQRQAIEYGVKVAGCTVHFVDTGLDSGPIIIQACVPVLDGDDEDTLAGRILVEEHRVLPRAVSLLCDDRIQVEGRHVRILPPPKAL from the coding sequence ATGAAGCGCATTGCAGTGCTGGCATCAGGGAGGGGCTCCAACTTCCAGGCCGTCCTCGACGCAATCTGTGCCGGTACGATCAGGGCCGGGTGCGTCAGGCTGATCACCGACAAACCCGGCGCCTACGCGATCATCCGCGCGGAACAGGCCGGCATCCCGGTGACAGTCCTCGACTACGCCTCGTACCCCTCGAAACAGGCCTACGAGGTCGACCTGCTTGCGGCAATGCAGGACTGCGGCGCCGACATCTTTGTGCTTGCAGGCTACATGCGCATCGTCGGCGACGCTATCGTGGAGGCCTTTGCAGGGAGGATGATCAATATCCACCCTGCCCTCCTCCCCAGTTTCACCGGCCTCCACGCGCAGAGACAGGCAATCGAGTACGGCGTGAAAGTTGCCGGGTGCACGGTCCACTTCGTCGACACAGGTCTGGACAGCGGGCCTATCATCATCCAGGCCTGTGTCCCTGTCCTTGACGGCGACGACGAGGATACCCTTGCGGGCAGGATCCTGGTCGAGGAGCACCGCGTCCTTCCCCGGGCCGTGTCCCTCCTCTGCGACGACCGTATCCAGGTCGAAGGACGGCATGTCAGGATCCTGCCGCCGCCCAAGGCTCTTTGA
- a CDS encoding ribonuclease P protein component 4, whose translation MRWKSRTSGTKRIAEERIARLFALASETFGSDPAFANRYVALARQIAMRQRISIPRDLRHRFCRRCSAYLVPGANARVRVQRGKVIVTCLVCGHQKRYPVVKRHRKE comes from the coding sequence ATGCGATGGAAATCCCGCACCTCAGGCACAAAACGGATCGCGGAGGAGCGGATCGCCCGCCTCTTTGCCCTTGCCAGTGAAACCTTCGGATCAGACCCGGCCTTTGCAAACCGGTATGTGGCGCTCGCCCGCCAGATTGCAATGCGCCAGCGTATCTCGATCCCGCGGGACTTGCGGCACCGGTTCTGCAGGCGGTGTTCTGCCTACCTCGTCCCGGGCGCCAATGCCAGGGTGCGAGTGCAGCGCGGGAAGGTGATCGTCACCTGCCTTGTATGCGGCCATCAGAAAAGGTATCCGGTGGTGAAGAGACATCGAAAAGAATGA
- a CDS encoding YhbY family RNA-binding protein, translating into MFQELKPTVWIGKNGYSETLIEEIRLQLKERKYIKIKWLRSTDVDPVELARLARVDLVGVRGRTIVLAERGRGGSQGR; encoded by the coding sequence CTGTTCCAGGAACTCAAGCCGACTGTCTGGATCGGCAAAAATGGCTATTCGGAGACTCTCATTGAGGAGATCAGGCTCCAGTTGAAGGAGCGGAAGTACATCAAGATCAAGTGGCTCCGCAGCACCGATGTGGACCCCGTGGAACTCGCACGTCTCGCCCGGGTCGACCTGGTGGGTGTGCGCGGGCGAACGATTGTGCTTGCCGAACGGGGCCGTGGCGGGAGCCAGGGCCGCTGA
- a CDS encoding 30S ribosomal protein S19e: protein MTTVYDIPAEMLIPQAARDLKELPVIQPPEWAAVVKTGIHKEMPPEDPDWWYTRVASVLRRIYIDGPVGVERLRSAYGGNRDRGSNPSQFRKGSGSIPRKALQQLEAAGFVEKVKGGRQISAQGRAFMDGVAHGLRAAATEAAPELARY, encoded by the coding sequence ATGACAACTGTATATGACATCCCGGCTGAGATGCTCATTCCGCAGGCTGCTCGCGATCTTAAGGAGCTCCCTGTTATCCAGCCACCTGAATGGGCAGCAGTCGTCAAGACCGGGATCCACAAGGAGATGCCTCCCGAGGACCCTGACTGGTGGTACACGAGGGTCGCATCCGTTCTTCGCCGGATCTATATCGACGGTCCGGTCGGCGTTGAGAGACTGAGAAGCGCATATGGTGGAAACCGGGACCGCGGCTCGAACCCGAGCCAGTTCCGGAAGGGAAGCGGGTCCATCCCGAGAAAGGCACTCCAGCAGCTCGAAGCTGCAGGTTTTGTCGAGAAGGTCAAAGGCGGCCGGCAGATTTCGGCACAGGGCCGTGCCTTTATGGACGGCGTCGCGCACGGTCTCCGGGCCGCGGCGACCGAAGCTGCACCCGAGCTGGCGCGCTACTGA
- a CDS encoding DNA-binding protein, giving the protein MGDDELSEIRRKRMEQLQRQSAEQQEDMERQKRAESEMQLALMQILEPEARERLNTIKLTKPEFARAIEQQLVMLAQSGRIRQKITDEQFKALLVQVAPPKKEFRITRK; this is encoded by the coding sequence ATGGGTGACGATGAACTCTCTGAGATCAGACGCAAGAGAATGGAGCAGCTCCAGCGGCAGTCTGCCGAACAGCAGGAGGATATGGAGCGCCAGAAAAGAGCTGAATCAGAGATGCAGCTTGCGCTCATGCAGATCCTGGAACCTGAAGCGCGGGAACGGCTGAACACGATCAAACTCACCAAACCTGAGTTTGCCCGTGCGATCGAGCAGCAACTTGTGATGCTTGCCCAGAGCGGCCGGATCCGGCAGAAGATCACGGACGAGCAATTCAAGGCACTGCTGGTGCAGGTCGCCCCGCCGAAAAAAGAGTTTCGCATCACACGAAAATAG
- a CDS encoding DUF7411 family protein, with protein sequence MKAGLLFSGGKDSALAALMLARDYEVELNTFVFDPERELPSVEAAARALGFPWHKRSFGLEYRDEAARMVLASGYPNDAITAVHRRAVEALAQEYGVVGDGTRLNDRVPMLTKSDVLRIADRYGCSYVRPLLGYGKTEVQRLAGRYLIVTNGETGTLENGDYEYEIRAAIERMGHPCAGLFPAHHGQSLVVGATGT encoded by the coding sequence ATGAAAGCCGGTCTTCTCTTCAGCGGAGGAAAGGACAGTGCCCTCGCGGCTCTGATGCTCGCGAGGGACTACGAGGTCGAACTCAATACCTTTGTCTTCGACCCTGAGCGTGAGCTGCCGTCGGTCGAGGCGGCAGCCCGTGCGCTCGGCTTTCCCTGGCACAAAAGGTCGTTCGGCCTGGAATATCGTGACGAGGCGGCGCGCATGGTGCTCGCCTCGGGCTACCCGAACGACGCCATCACCGCTGTGCACCGGCGGGCCGTCGAGGCCCTTGCGCAGGAGTACGGGGTGGTCGGAGACGGCACGCGGCTCAACGACCGGGTGCCGATGCTGACGAAGAGCGATGTTCTCCGCATCGCGGACCGGTATGGGTGTTCTTATGTCCGACCCCTCCTCGGATATGGGAAGACCGAGGTGCAGCGTCTTGCCGGACGATACCTTATCGTCACGAACGGCGAGACGGGCACCCTCGAGAACGGGGACTACGAGTACGAGATCAGGGCCGCCATTGAGCGCATGGGGCACCCGTGTGCGGGGCTTTTCCCCGCGCACCACGGGCAGTCCCTTGTTGTTGGTGCGACCGGCACCTGA
- a CDS encoding 50S ribosomal protein L39e, with the protein MSKVSKGRKIRLAKACMQNRRVPAWVMIRTKRQVVSHPKRRMWRRSTLKV; encoded by the coding sequence ATGAGCAAGGTATCAAAAGGCCGGAAAATTCGGCTGGCTAAGGCGTGCATGCAGAACCGGCGCGTTCCTGCATGGGTGATGATTCGGACGAAGCGCCAGGTGGTATCCCACCCGAAGAGGCGCATGTGGAGAAGAAGCACGCTGAAGGTGTAG
- a CDS encoding 50S ribosomal protein L31e produces the protein MVEVLKEQIYVVPLRSTRRAPRWKRCNVAVKDIRAYLVRHMKSENVRLDSSINEKVWEHGSQKPPAQIRIRAMKFEDGQVQAELAED, from the coding sequence ATGGTCGAAGTCTTAAAAGAGCAGATCTATGTTGTCCCTCTTCGCAGCACCAGACGCGCTCCCCGGTGGAAGCGCTGCAATGTTGCGGTGAAGGACATCAGGGCGTACCTGGTCCGTCACATGAAGAGTGAGAACGTCAGGCTTGACAGCAGCATCAACGAGAAGGTCTGGGAGCACGGCAGCCAGAAGCCTCCGGCGCAGATCCGTATCCGTGCCATGAAGTTCGAGGACGGCCAGGTTCAGGCCGAACTCGCTGAGGATTGA
- a CDS encoding translation initiation factor IF-6, with the protein MQRTIAFAADPHIGVFARAFEEFAVVPPTAPDAFVAGIAEALDVDVVRTTIQGSSIIGSLLAGNSNGMVVSGLVTEDERAVLEEHGEVMTLGTSMNAAGNVILANDQFAAVHPEMSIEEAEAVGTFLGVPVRRLTFGGIKTVGMAAVATNKGVLIHARSSDTEVARLVECAEGLQIGAGTVNMGGGLVGTGVLANSKGYIAGLETTGFELGRIEEVFGFLE; encoded by the coding sequence ATGCAAAGAACGATCGCCTTTGCCGCAGATCCCCATATCGGTGTCTTTGCGCGGGCCTTTGAGGAGTTCGCCGTCGTGCCGCCCACCGCACCCGACGCATTTGTGGCGGGCATAGCCGAGGCGCTCGACGTCGACGTTGTCAGGACAACCATTCAGGGGTCTTCGATCATCGGCTCGCTCCTTGCCGGGAACTCGAACGGCATGGTGGTCAGCGGTCTTGTGACCGAGGACGAACGTGCCGTCCTGGAGGAGCACGGCGAGGTGATGACCCTCGGGACCTCGATGAATGCAGCCGGGAATGTGATCCTCGCGAACGACCAGTTCGCGGCGGTGCACCCCGAGATGTCGATCGAGGAGGCTGAGGCGGTCGGGACGTTCCTCGGCGTGCCGGTCAGGCGCCTCACCTTCGGCGGGATCAAGACCGTCGGGATGGCGGCAGTCGCCACGAACAAGGGTGTGCTCATCCATGCGCGGAGCAGCGACACCGAGGTTGCCCGTCTTGTTGAATGTGCGGAAGGCCTCCAGATCGGGGCCGGGACCGTCAACATGGGCGGTGGCCTTGTGGGGACCGGCGTCCTTGCGAACAGCAAGGGGTATATTGCCGGGCTTGAGACCACCGGTTTTGAGCTTGGAAGAATTGAGGAAGTTTTTGGCTTTCTGGAGTGA
- the rpl18a gene encoding 50S ribosomal protein L18Ae — protein sequence MQSYEITGACLIGDSWQPFTKVVSAPNEDVAREHVFTDIGSKHRLKRNYISIKGVTVVGE from the coding sequence ATGCAGAGTTATGAAATCACAGGTGCCTGCCTGATCGGCGACTCCTGGCAGCCCTTCACGAAGGTGGTCTCGGCCCCGAATGAGGATGTTGCCCGGGAACATGTCTTCACTGATATTGGCAGCAAACACCGCCTGAAGAGAAATTATATCTCAATCAAGGGCGTTACGGTAGTAGGTGAGTAA
- the pfdA gene encoding prefoldin subunit alpha, with translation MDEADPRELQSLQYYLNEYGQQAEVFARQLEMLEQQRLESLAAVETLQSLGSAEDGTVLLPLGGGVSVRVQVPDPDSVLVAIGAGVTVGRSSAGAVSYLEDRARELEASEKKLSETIEKIRAQMNDLAARLDAAYRQQQPAPGR, from the coding sequence ATGGATGAGGCCGACCCGCGGGAGCTGCAGTCGCTCCAGTATTATCTGAACGAGTATGGACAGCAGGCAGAGGTCTTTGCCCGCCAGCTGGAGATGCTGGAGCAGCAGAGACTTGAGTCCCTCGCAGCGGTCGAGACCCTCCAGTCCCTGGGTAGTGCGGAGGACGGTACGGTTCTTCTCCCCCTCGGCGGCGGTGTCAGCGTCAGGGTGCAGGTGCCTGACCCTGACAGCGTGCTCGTCGCCATTGGGGCAGGGGTGACGGTCGGGCGGAGTTCTGCCGGGGCCGTATCCTATCTTGAAGACCGGGCTCGCGAGCTCGAAGCCTCTGAAAAGAAACTTTCCGAGACGATCGAGAAGATCCGGGCACAGATGAACGACCTCGCCGCCCGGCTCGACGCCGCCTATCGCCAGCAGCAACCGGCTCCGGGCAGGTAA
- the ftsY gene encoding signal recognition particle-docking protein FtsY, with protein sequence MFEGLKNKLQGIREKFGKSIGDAAGPDVREVEKLVAIPAPQPETVLKPVLPEAPRAPVEPEKAVPVPVKIVPVESKKPEGLVSRFKSLVIERELVVSEKDIEEPLTDLEMVLLENDVALEVSDAILASMREDLVGKHRKIGTSVDEIVSTALRGALLRVLGDGFDLPAYIDSHEKPVKILVTGVNGTGKTTSIAKMAHHLMENGYSVVLGAGDTFRAGAIEQIAEHGRRLNVKVIHHQEGSDPAAVLFDTVDYAKAHGIDVVLGDTAGRFHNRKNLMNQLDKIRRVVKPDLVVYVDEAVAGNDAVVRAKDFNDLVGTDAVMLTKADMDSRGGAAISIAQTIGKPILFLGTGQAYGDIVPFRPATVVDELLGVEK encoded by the coding sequence ATGTTTGAGGGCCTCAAGAACAAATTACAGGGCATCAGGGAGAAGTTCGGGAAATCCATCGGGGATGCGGCCGGCCCTGATGTGCGGGAAGTGGAGAAGCTGGTAGCAATCCCTGCACCGCAGCCCGAAACTGTATTAAAGCCTGTTTTGCCGGAGGCCCCGAGGGCCCCGGTCGAGCCTGAAAAGGCCGTCCCCGTACCGGTCAAAATCGTCCCGGTCGAATCGAAGAAGCCTGAAGGACTGGTCTCCCGTTTCAAGTCTCTGGTGATCGAGCGCGAACTCGTCGTTTCTGAGAAGGACATTGAGGAACCTCTGACCGACCTTGAAATGGTCCTCCTGGAGAACGATGTCGCCCTGGAGGTCTCTGACGCGATCCTCGCCTCTATGCGCGAGGACCTCGTCGGGAAGCACCGAAAGATCGGCACCTCCGTGGACGAGATCGTCAGCACGGCTCTTCGCGGGGCACTCCTCCGGGTGCTCGGGGACGGTTTCGATCTCCCTGCTTACATTGACAGCCACGAAAAGCCGGTAAAAATCCTGGTGACCGGCGTGAACGGCACCGGCAAGACGACGTCAATCGCGAAGATGGCCCATCACCTGATGGAGAATGGTTATTCGGTCGTCCTCGGTGCTGGCGACACCTTCCGGGCCGGTGCGATCGAGCAGATCGCGGAGCACGGCCGGAGGCTGAACGTCAAGGTGATCCACCATCAGGAAGGATCCGACCCTGCGGCTGTCCTCTTCGACACGGTGGACTATGCAAAGGCCCATGGGATCGACGTGGTGCTCGGCGATACGGCCGGGAGGTTCCATAACAGGAAGAACCTGATGAACCAGCTCGACAAGATCCGCCGGGTGGTGAAGCCTGACCTCGTCGTCTACGTTGACGAGGCGGTTGCCGGGAACGATGCCGTCGTCAGGGCGAAGGACTTCAACGACCTCGTCGGGACCGACGCTGTGATGCTCACAAAGGCCGACATGGACTCGCGGGGCGGTGCGGCCATCTCGATCGCCCAGACGATCGGGAAACCGATCCTCTTCCTGGGTACCGGCCAGGCGTACGGCGACATCGTGCCCTTCCGTCCGGCGACTGTCGTGGACGAACTCCTTGGAGTGGAAAAATAA